aaaatccatatttcaCTCACATGTTGTAAACAGGGATAAGAGATTTGAGCTGACAAATGTGAAAAACTGCATGTTTGAACAACTTCTGCAGGGACAGTTGAAGGAAAATCTCTACTTTGAGGTAGTGTGTCAGTATAAGTGCATTCAGATATTTAGGTAGGTGTATCAATCTGTTGTTTCCCCTAACAGCATTTTCAGAATACTGGGGAAAAGGACTTTTTTCTGCACTAAATGTTTCAGTTGGGGATGTCGAAAGATGAGGCTTCAGTTATAGAAAATGTATTAATGTATGTAGATTGTGTAAGCCATAGCTGTTCAACACTGTAGGTGCATTTattaattgtgattttttttttaggatctTATGTCAGACATGAGACACTATTGGCCCGATGTGCTTCATTCATCTCTGAATCGCACCCAGTTCTGGTGAgtataaaaaaacaaacctaaaacacattttggatattattttataaaaaatccATTTGAGTAGTTCTTCAGGTGAGATGTGTGTGAGAAACAGTGTCCAGGAGGCAGTGTGTCTTGTCAGTCTCATTTAGTATATAAatcttttttcttgtaaaatgcAACTGTTGAAGAGAGGGCTCTGGCAGAGGTTTTGGAGAAATGAAACTTAGTGAGGAAATGTCTCCTCCCTTCGTCCCCAGGGAAGAGAAACAGGTGCTGTCAACACAATAAATCTGAATAGCAGTAGTACTCTGGGATGTCACAGCTAGCTGCAGGAGAAGCTTCCAAGTCTCTTTCCCTAGCTAGATTCACTGTGTTGCTAACCTTGAGAGAGCTTTCCTTTTAGGCTTCCTCACAGAGGAAGAAATAGTTTGCATTTACAAGGAAGAGGTGAGGATGGAATTTGATATGCCTGTGCTGAATGGTCAGAATTAGCTGCATCTGCATAATTATTTCTATGCTTTTTTTACAGGTCTGTGCTGCAAAATAAAGTAGCACTGTGAAGAGTGatttgaaatttgaaaagaaagaattggaaaaaaaaagactcccACCTGAAATCCATAGGCAGTCTTATTAAAGATCATGCTGTTTAGTCTTTCAGTAGACTTTAGAATTGATAGAAATATATGATTAGCTTTTACCCATTTTTTGTCCTATTTGAATTTGTTTGCCGTAAAATTGTAAGAAGTTCTTTCTTTTGCACTGTGTTCCTTGCTATTAGAGGAATTGATGATGGACTAGGAGCAAGACTTGAGAGCAGCCCTATGAAAATACTGCCACAGGCCAAAGTAAAAGTTAATGCTAAAGTCTTGTTCTTAGCAGCTTGTGCAGTTTCTCTGTTCCACCCAGAGTAAGGCTTAATCCTTTGAGTTCTGAAAAATTTTTAGTGCTTTGAAAGTGCGTTTGACATAAaagactcacagaatcacagaatatgtcaaattggaagggacccacaaaggtcatcaagtccaacccttagctcTGCATAGGACCATCCTAAGAGTCACACCAtcattcaaatgcttcttggactatgtcaggcttggtgctgtgaccacttccctggggaaacTGTTTCAGCAAAGAACCTTTTTCTCATATCCAGCCTAAACTTCcactgacacaacttcaggccatttcctcaggtcctgtcactggtcaccagagagaagagatcagagtctgaccctcctcttcctcttaaGAGAAAGTTtagactgtgatgaggtctcccttcagtctccccttctccagtATGAACAAACGAAGTGACCTCAGTCTCGACTGAAACATAAAACGTTTAGAGATATTTGTTTTCTAGGCAAATTCTTGCCATTCTGACCTCCAAACATCTCTTTGCCATACACTGGGAGATCGCTGTATCATAAGAGCATGATACGTATTTACTTCATAAATATTTGGATGTTACTATAATTGAAATGGTGGGAGTGATCtttcttggttttgctttttatatgTGTGCAGTGTCTACTTCACATGTGTAGCCTTTCAGATACTTGATTTAAATATAATGAATAGTTTGCACAgcatatatatatgcaaataatattttctaaaatttaagTTTTGCTTTTATCTTATAGGAAACATGAGTGGGACAAACATGGCACTTGTGCAGCCACACTTGAGGTCCTCAATTCtcagaaaaaatactttggTAAAGCCTTAGAACTCTACCAGCATATTGATCTCAACAGGTACATAAATGAACTCGGTGGTCTGCCTTTTATTTCAAACAGTTTCTAAAAGTTTCAAATCTAGCCTAAAATGAAAGTATAAATCTGATGGCAGAaggaaaattactgtaaattatttttaatattgacATTCAGAAGAAGGGTTGTGTACTCTGAAAAGCATGTCTCTGGTCATATCAGAGTCTGGTAAGCCAACACTGTCTTCACAGCATCATTGTAGACAGCGTGAGCCAGTAGATTTTTGAGAAGCTCTGTTGGCTATATCTCTCTACCAAAAGCTGAGGTACCTGTAAAATTCTAAATTAAGTGACGAAGCTGCCCACACTTCTGAGTCATACTGAGGCCCAGACACTTGTTTTTAAGACAGTGCTCTGCTCAGAGAAAAGCTGCAGGCAAAATTGTGCCAAACATCCTGGGAAAAGGCTGAGAGGTGACAGCAAGACAGGATGTTCTGAAGGGCAGTGTTCAGCTGCTGCAAGCAGCCCTCTGCTGTCCTTTCCAACAACCCCGATATGACACTCGCTTTGTCCTAGGGACTGATTCCTCCTCATGGTTCCAAAGTACTGGCCATTCCAGATTCAGAATCTTGATGGGGAATGCTGTGGCTTGTCCAAGCACTGTGGGTATGCATTCTGACTGCAGGTGAATGCCAGAAAGAGTCCTTTCCTGATCAGTGCTTGGTATGGATGAGAGAATGTTTGACTTAAATTTTTTGGTCATGGATTGTCTATCTGTATTAGTAGACAGTATCTGAGAGAGGAAATTGTTTTGTATCTAAAAACATAccttaaaaaaagccaaacaaaacaacccaacaaaagggaaaaatcctGTTTATGTTCTGTCATTGTCTTGTCCAAGAAATCTCCTAATCAAAGTCTCATTTAGTTTGCATATGCACAAAGGAAATAAgtctttcttccctcctgcctccaTTTTTGTAGGTGTGTTTTAAAAACAGGTTTCTGTAGACATGGTGCTTAAGAGCATGTCATATGTAGTGTTAAAATTAATAATGTCTGATAAGCCAATTGCCTAAGTAGCTGTGATGGTGTGACTAAAACATGTACAGATGGTACAGTGACCGTTTATTTGACTCTGCATCAGCATGTGCAGCATTGCAAAAGAATAGAGACTGAAGCATGTTGAAATTAATTGCTCAGAGCTTATTATCCATcgtaaaaattaatataattaatgtTATCTTTACTGAAAAGAATGAAGACTGTCAGTGTTCTCACTGTATTTCATTTATActtaaatgagaaaatttaatgttagtgatttaaaaaattgtttcctaaaagcaaattattaaaaagaggACATCATGCAGAGTTCTGTAAGAATTAACAGAACACTGTCTATTTTATTGACCTCCTTATATCCCGTGTAAAATGACTATGTAAAGCAGCTTGTCCTTTCATCTGTTGAGTAAAGtcttccctgtgctgagcctgacCCTGGAAGGGTTGAGCATTATCAGCACTTATGAATTAAATTCTGCAAGATACTGACCATAGCCACTCCTTAGAGAAGAAGCTGGGACACAGAGAGTCATCACCTGTTGGGTCCTGAGTCTTGACAGCTTGGAAATGTGAACTCCTCTCAGGACTGAATTCAAAGGAAGGGGTATCCAGGCTAGAGGTTCTTGAGTTGTTACCTCATTTCTCTTATGTGAACAACTTttcaaaaacatatttattaGGAATCATTTCTGCCCTGACATTAATGTTGATCCAGATTCACCCACCATATCCTTCTCCCAGCGTGCTCTGTGCCTCCCCCCCCAGCAAGCCCACCCAGTGTTCAATTATGAGAGCGCCCAGAGCAGCCTCATGAGTCTGCTTCTGTCTCCTCCTGGTGGCAGGAACACAGAGTTGTTTCAAGGCAAGGGAAAGGAGGCAATTAAACTGCATGCCCTACCTGGCACTGAACAGAGCACTCTGCAAGTCCCTTTCCTCTAGTGATACCTGAAGGCTCAGCTATCCCAGCTCCTCAGATTCAGGCAGGTGAGAGGGTTCTTCCTGACCCTACTGAGTTAGATGGGAAATGGCCCTTTAGAAAAGGGGAACATTTCCTAGGCCTGGCAAAGAATGGAAGACAAGTTGCCCTTGCTCCCCATCACTGTAATGCCAAATTCTCCTTGGGATTATCTGATTTACCTAATGATTATGAAGATATGTTTGCAGGAAacatggaaaaatgttttatcttTGTTTCAGTTGTCTCTTGAAAGCTGGGATAAAGCCAAGCAGTTCGTATTACAAGGTAAGAGATGAtcttttacaaaacaaaatcatgTGCATGCACTTTTTTCAGCAGGAGTCAACTAATTTCTATAGAACAAGTGATCTTTCTAAAATTGGATTGTTTTTTAAGGTTGTGCTTTTTCTAAAAGTTTGTGTGAGCTTAGCAGGTGTGGGAGCTGTTGGAAGATGTGCTTGTGACATTAGTCTCTataagctttttaatttttcagatgaCTGCCATAAAGGAATCTCTTACAAGGTTTTATGGTGTAATGCCCAAGATCCAATGCCTTCCTCCAGAAGAggtaaaaaccccaaacaaacaaacactcCCTAAACtttccaaaatggaaaaaaaaccaaaaattttttttttaaagcatttttattaaaaggaaaaaggcaaaaatagagtaaaaaaaaaatcttcagtatGGTGAAATTTAGGTCTAGGTGTTCCTTGTGTATGCATCTCTTTGCAGTTTAGATATTGCTTGATTCTTGGAGTTGAGTTTATAAAAACATTGCTTACATACTGGTACCACTGAGTTCAATTTATGTTATTGTTACCACAGTCTTAAAGCAGAAATATTGTTACTGCAGGAAGTGTCCATTCTTTACCTACTACCTTTGCTCCCAGAAAGTGGGAGCACTGGGTTTTGTCTTAAAAGACTTAGACATCTCTTGTGTGAATGCTGAAACCACCATGCTAGAGGTGTTGCTGTAGCTGAGCACTTTTCACTCCCCCTGCTAAAGCTTAATAGCAAATTACTAAAGCCAGCAAGAGTGAGTTACTTGAAGCAACAAAGGAATATTAGTTGAATATCACCCACCTATTGATGTTAAAGAAATACAGAGCTAATGCCAAGCCCAGTTTCTAGCTCTGTTCACTGTAGTTCTGCCATTGCTTTTAGTACAGTTGGGATACTGCCCCAATTATGTGAAAGTAATTTACAGCTTGGGTCTCCTGTGCTTAACAGCTGAAGGTAATGGGtaagagaaatttaaaagtaCGTCCCAGTTATTTAAAGATTATCCTTTTCAGAGTTTCAGCCTTGTCCATACCTAAAGTGCAGGATGGAGGTACTTTGATGTTTGAAACATATTGCACCCTTGCTGTTCTtgagtttcttaaaaaaaaaaaaaaccacacaaaacccCTCCAAAACAAGCAAACCCACCCAACAACACTACCCCAaactaacaacaaaaaaaccctcactaTGGTTGGTTTTATCTTGTACATATGTTTTGTCCTGCTTAGTTGTTTCAAAACCAGTCTTTTTCCACATAATCTTTGTTAGACCTGAGCATTTAGGGGGATTTTAATGTAATCTTTTTGGCACATGAGAGGCCGCTGTGCCTGCCTGCTTTATTCATggacaatatttttcttcctagcCTGTTCTTTAGTccaaaaatgacatttctgCTCCTTTTGACAGCTTGCTTTTGTATTCTTTTCAGTAAAAGCTATTATAAAATTGAGtttcttttctcacttttggagaattttatttgtttcaatTCTTGTCCTGCTATGTACCCTTCAATATTCACAGAGTTCAACCAGAACTCATCATTAAGGTGAATAACTTCTCTGCACTTCTCCCCATAAAGCTGATCTTATCCCTCATGTTTCTAGGGTGAAGAAGCACAGACAATTGGCCAGATTGAATTCTGCTTCACCAAAGAACTGCAACTAAGAAACTGCACAGCACCGAAGGGTGGATCCAACGCAATGCAGGCTCCCTTGAAGCTTGGAACTGAGGAGTTGTCTGTCTGCAATGATACTCTCCCAACCTATTATCCTTCAGAGGTCCAAGATCGCAAATGAAGCCATATGAGTTTGAAAACCTTtttaaacagcaacaaaaaattgTAATTATTGTAATATTACAACCCCCTGTCCATATCACAGGCATACTGTGAAgatttctgctggaaaacacaGTTCT
This DNA window, taken from Pseudopipra pipra isolate bDixPip1 chromosome 3, bDixPip1.hap1, whole genome shotgun sequence, encodes the following:
- the RNASET2 gene encoding ribonuclease T2 isoform X2 — translated: MLKSLLWQWTYLINKMKPAKLHCWILGWFSMALCCWCTSDKFTQSDNHPHTWKKLYLAHHWPVTVCKMTANDCQDPPKYWTIHGLWPDKGEDCNRTWHFNVTEIKDLMSDMRHYWPDVLHSSLNRTQFWKHEWDKHGTCAATLEVLNSQKKYFGKALELYQHIDLNSCLLKAGIKPSSSYYKMTAIKESLTRFYGVMPKIQCLPPEEGEEAQTIGQIEFCFTKELQLRNCTAPKGGSNAMQAPLKLGTEELSVCNDTLPTYYPSEVQDRK
- the RNASET2 gene encoding ribonuclease T2 isoform X1, whose translation is MKPAKLHCWILGWFSMALCCWCTSDKFTQSDNHPHTWKKLYLAHHWPVTVCKMTANDCQDPPKYWTIHGLWPDKGEDCNRTWHFNVTEIKDLMSDMRHYWPDVLHSSLNRTQFWKHEWDKHGTCAATLEVLNSQKKYFGKALELYQHIDLNSCLLKAGIKPSSSYYKMTAIKESLTRFYGVMPKIQCLPPEEGEEAQTIGQIEFCFTKELQLRNCTAPKGGSNAMQAPLKLGTEELSVCNDTLPTYYPSEVQDRK
- the RNASET2 gene encoding ribonuclease T2 isoform X3, encoding MMTANDCQDPPKYWTIHGLWPDKGEDCNRTWHFNVTEIKDLMSDMRHYWPDVLHSSLNRTQFWKHEWDKHGTCAATLEVLNSQKKYFGKALELYQHIDLNSCLLKAGIKPSSSYYKMTAIKESLTRFYGVMPKIQCLPPEEGEEAQTIGQIEFCFTKELQLRNCTAPKGGSNAMQAPLKLGTEELSVCNDTLPTYYPSEVQDRK